The following proteins are co-located in the Vidua macroura isolate BioBank_ID:100142 chromosome 1, ASM2450914v1, whole genome shotgun sequence genome:
- the UBXN2B gene encoding UBX domain-containing protein 2B produces MADGGAAPAQPDGDVPAAPAAGGRRDRQPRSSGRPPSARDLQLALAELYEDEAKRQSLCSDKPTATKISNPKVSQSLKLDSLKRLRKPERSMSDDKENQRFYSGDSEYRGLQISGASNNPSKIVAELFKEAKEHGAVPLDEASRASGDFSKAKSFSGGGYRLGDSSQKHSEYIYGENQDVQILLKLWRNGFSLDDGELRSYSDPTNAQFLESVKRGEIPLELQRLVHGGQVNLDMEDHQEQEYVKPRLRFKAFSGEGQKLGSLTPEIVSTPSSPEEEEKSILNAPVLIDDSMPATKIQIRLADGSRLIQRFNQTHRIKHIRDFIIQSRPAFATTDFVLVTTFPNKELTDESLTLQEADILNTVILQQLK; encoded by the exons ATGGCGGACGGCGGGGCAGCGCCCGCGCAGCCGGACGGGGATgtgcccgcagccccggccgccGGCGGCCGTAGGGATCGCCAGCCCCGGAGCAGCGGCCGCCCGCCCAGCGCCCGGGATTTGCAG CTGGCTTTGGCAGAGTTATATGAAGATGAGGCTAAAAGACAGTCATTGTGTTCTGACAAGCCAACAGCTACAAAGATCAGTAACCCAAAGGTATCACAGAG TCTTAAACTGGATTCTCTTAAAAGGTTGAGAAAACCAGAGAGAAGCATGAGTGAtgacaaagaaaaccaaag ATTTTATTCAGGTGACTCAGAATATAGAGGATTACAGATCTCTGGGGCTTCTAATAATCCAAGTAAAATTGTTGCTGAACTCTTCAAGGAAGCAAAAGAACATGGAGCTGTCCCATTAGATGAAGCCTCAAGAGCATCTGGTGATTTCAGTAAAGCCAAG tcattttctgGTGGTGGATACAGACTGGGTGACTCATCACAAAAGCACTCTGAATACATATATGGAGAAAATCAGGAT GTTCAAATTTTGCTGAAACTGTGGAGGAATGGATTCAGTTTAGATGATGGCGAGTTGAGATCCTATTCAGATCCAACAAATGCTCAATTTCTTGAGTCGGTTAAAAGAGG gGAAATTCCTTTGGAACTGCAGCGACTTGTTCATGGTGGCCAGGTAAATTTGGATATGGAAGATCACCAAGAACAGGAATATGTGAAGCCCAGACTGCGATTCAAAGCCTTCAGTGGCGAAGGGCAAAAGCTTGGAAG TCTTACACCTGAAATAGTCAGCACACCTTCTTccccagaggaggaggagaaatccATTCTTAATGCACCTGTTCTGATTGATGATTCCATGCCAGCAACTAAAATTCAAATCAGATTAGCAGATGGAAGCCGGTTAATACAAAGATTTAATCAAACACACAG GATTAAGCATATTCGAGATTTCATTATCCAGTCCCGTCCAGCTTTTGCAACAACGGATTTTGTTCTTGTGACTACCTTTCCAAATAAAGAGCTAACAGATGAAAGCCTGACACTACAAGAAGCAGATATACTTAACACTGTGATTCTTCAGCAATTAAAGTAA